One segment of Pseudobythopirellula maris DNA contains the following:
- a CDS encoding LysM peptidoglycan-binding domain-containing protein, with the protein MSTIRPLATLAVLAALGVFLAIQINDSPATLATDESDSWGQSAGKTAASDAPSFEAPAFEAGSSGDEAPAFGDSSHSLAPRTAPLEAVALPDDEPVEGPGMGPSLGATLPPLPALPGSTESGSPELPLPANIPTASYNSPADGASPPKGISGQVPSLGTSYGMPQQPPAAAVASAAPAQPSSATASYDPPGYDQPSYDQPSYDQPSYNAQANASAFAESESTPIDFGQPAPHASPVQPPTIQSPVAQSPVIQSPAAGSEFDQAMPAIQAALDRNELTRAHLLLSQWRDDASLTAAQHETVNGLLSQLAGTVIYSLEHRLEPPHQVQPGETLETIAQQYNVPWPLLGKINGVASATAVQPGQVLKVVRGPFQAVVDLSDQEMVLLLDGRYAGRFDVNIDGLAADEGQWRVEQKQSPQATGAPSRYGAPAPSSPKLVLKAPSGSPTGPSVLLGASSAGAPGHFDHQGHILVASTDAEDVFDILSEGSEVVVRR; encoded by the coding sequence ATGAGCACGATCCGCCCTCTCGCCACCCTAGCCGTCCTCGCGGCGTTGGGAGTGTTCCTGGCGATCCAGATCAACGACAGCCCCGCCACGCTCGCCACGGACGAGTCCGATTCGTGGGGCCAGTCCGCCGGCAAGACCGCCGCCAGCGACGCCCCGTCGTTCGAGGCGCCCGCCTTCGAGGCCGGCTCCTCGGGCGACGAGGCCCCGGCCTTCGGCGATTCGTCGCACAGCCTCGCCCCGCGCACGGCCCCGCTCGAAGCGGTCGCGTTGCCCGACGACGAACCGGTGGAGGGGCCCGGCATGGGCCCGTCGCTCGGCGCCACGCTGCCGCCGCTCCCGGCGTTGCCTGGGTCGACCGAGAGCGGTTCGCCGGAGCTCCCGCTGCCCGCCAACATCCCCACGGCCAGCTACAACAGCCCCGCCGACGGCGCCTCCCCGCCCAAGGGCATCAGCGGCCAAGTGCCGTCGCTCGGCACGTCGTACGGCATGCCCCAACAGCCGCCGGCCGCGGCGGTCGCGTCGGCCGCCCCAGCGCAGCCCAGCAGCGCTACTGCCAGCTATGACCCACCCGGCTACGATCAGCCCAGCTACGATCAGCCCAGCTACGATCAGCCCAGCTACAACGCACAGGCCAACGCCTCGGCCTTCGCCGAGTCGGAGAGCACGCCGATCGATTTCGGCCAGCCGGCGCCGCACGCGTCTCCCGTCCAGCCACCGACGATCCAGTCGCCGGTGGCCCAATCTCCGGTGATCCAATCGCCGGCCGCTGGCAGCGAGTTCGACCAGGCGATGCCCGCCATCCAGGCGGCGCTCGATCGCAACGAGCTGACCCGCGCCCACCTGCTGCTCTCGCAGTGGCGTGACGACGCGTCGCTCACGGCCGCGCAGCACGAAACCGTCAATGGGTTGTTGAGCCAGCTGGCGGGTACGGTGATCTACTCACTCGAGCACCGCCTCGAGCCGCCGCACCAGGTGCAGCCGGGCGAGACGCTCGAGACGATCGCCCAGCAATACAACGTGCCCTGGCCGCTGCTCGGCAAGATCAACGGCGTCGCCTCCGCCACGGCGGTGCAACCGGGCCAGGTGCTCAAGGTTGTCCGCGGGCCCTTCCAGGCCGTGGTCGACCTGAGCGATCAAGAGATGGTGCTGCTGCTCGACGGCCGCTACGCCGGCCGGTTCGACGTGAACATCGACGGCCTCGCCGCCGACGAGGGCCAGTGGCGCGTGGAGCAAAAGCAATCGCCCCAGGCAACCGGGGCGCCGTCGCGCTACGGGGCGCCCGCCCCGTCGTCGCCCAAGCTCGTGCTGAAGGCTCCGAGCGGCTCGCCCACCGGGCCGAGCGTGCTCTTAGGGGCGTCGAGCGCCGGAGCGCCGGGGCACTTCGACCACCAGGGGCACATCCTGGTCGCCTCGACCGACGCCGAGGACGTGTTCGACATCCTCAGCGAAGGGTCGGAAGTTGTCGTGCGGCGGTGA
- a CDS encoding replication-associated recombination protein A, producing the protein MTDLFAKSEEQNFARAAPLAARMRPRSLAEFVGQRQLLGEGKLLRRLVAARRLGSAILAGPPGSGKTTLARLLAGETGSPFKQLSAVTTGVKELREALAVSRDRVAVGGSPTLLFIDEIHRFNKSQQDALLPDVEEGVVVLVGATTSNPFFAVNDALVSRSRVFMLEPLGVDDIRELLERACTDAERGLGRYHPRLEDDALEFLAAVSDGDARRALGALEVAVLSARDEANPSAPIVIDHAAAAEAVQRKAVRFDPTGDDHYDCASALIKSLRGSDPDAAMYWLARMLEGGEDVRFLCRRLVILASEDVGNADPHALPLAVAAMQACEFIGLPEAQLTLSQTVAYLACAPKSNAATVAIGEACRDVREGTLLPVPRHLRDGHYAGAKRLGHGEGYEYAHNAEGGVASQDYLGVERQYYRPVDRGFEKELAQRLQSIRERLNAAKTPPKQEGP; encoded by the coding sequence GTGACCGACTTGTTCGCCAAGAGCGAAGAACAGAACTTTGCCCGCGCGGCGCCCCTGGCGGCGCGGATGCGGCCGCGGTCGCTCGCGGAATTTGTCGGCCAGCGCCAGCTGCTGGGCGAGGGCAAGCTGCTCAGGCGGCTCGTGGCGGCGCGGCGGCTCGGGTCGGCCATCCTGGCCGGGCCCCCCGGCTCGGGCAAGACGACGCTCGCCCGCCTGCTCGCCGGCGAGACCGGCAGCCCGTTCAAGCAGCTCAGCGCGGTCACGACCGGGGTGAAAGAGCTGCGCGAGGCGCTCGCCGTTTCACGCGACCGGGTGGCCGTGGGGGGCTCGCCCACCTTGTTGTTCATCGACGAGATCCACCGCTTCAACAAGTCGCAGCAAGACGCCTTGCTGCCCGACGTGGAGGAGGGGGTCGTCGTGTTGGTCGGCGCCACGACCTCCAACCCGTTCTTCGCGGTCAACGACGCCCTGGTGAGCCGCAGCCGCGTGTTCATGCTCGAACCCCTGGGCGTAGACGACATCCGGGAACTGCTCGAGCGCGCTTGCACGGACGCCGAGCGCGGCCTCGGCCGCTACCACCCCCGGCTCGAGGACGACGCCCTCGAGTTCCTGGCCGCCGTGAGCGACGGCGACGCCCGGCGGGCGCTCGGCGCGTTGGAGGTCGCGGTGCTATCGGCCAGGGACGAAGCGAACCCGTCGGCCCCGATCGTCATCGACCACGCGGCCGCCGCCGAGGCGGTGCAGCGCAAGGCGGTCCGCTTCGACCCGACCGGCGACGACCACTACGACTGCGCCAGCGCGCTGATCAAGAGCCTGCGTGGCAGTGACCCCGACGCCGCCATGTACTGGCTCGCCCGCATGCTCGAGGGGGGCGAGGACGTGCGGTTCCTCTGCCGTCGGCTGGTGATCCTGGCGAGCGAGGACGTCGGCAACGCCGACCCGCACGCGTTGCCGCTCGCCGTGGCGGCGATGCAAGCGTGCGAGTTCATCGGCCTGCCGGAGGCGCAGCTCACACTCTCCCAAACGGTCGCCTACTTAGCGTGCGCGCCGAAGTCGAACGCCGCCACCGTGGCCATCGGCGAGGCGTGTCGCGACGTGCGTGAGGGAACGCTGCTGCCGGTGCCGCGTCACTTGCGCGACGGCCACTACGCCGGCGCCAAGCGGCTCGGCCACGGCGAGGGCTACGAGTACGCCCACAACGCCGAGGGGGGCGTCGCCTCGCAGGATTACTTGGGCGTGGAACGCCAGTACTACCGCCCCGTCGACCGCGGGTTCGAAAAGGAACTCGCCCAGCGGCTCCAGTCGATCCGCGAGCGCTTGAACGCCGCAAAAACGCCCCCCAAGCAAGAGGGCCCATAG